Proteins from a single region of Undibacterium sp. KW1:
- a CDS encoding HD domain-containing phosphohydrolase encodes MSDGICSDAPSVLLFVDDEPNILSALRRLFRPYPYKILLANSGQEALDLLEKEAVDLAISDMRMPVMDGAVFLAHVRARWPDTIRLLLTGYADMQSTIDAINRGEIFRYITKPWNDNDIVLVVKQALERKALEAEKKRLEALTLRQNEELKSLNASLEIKVDERTIDLRKAHASLLSVNDKLKTNFLTSIKVFSNVIEMRGGKLVGHSRRVADLSRKIAKKLNLDSKETQEIFVASLLADIGKIGFSDELLATPVSQMNGEQLGQFHKHTLRAEQLLMPLQDLQGSSKIIRAQHERFDGRGFPDGLEGENIPIGARILSLSSDYDNLQNGSLLQKRMHAEDAQALIIRGAGNRYDEKVVAAFKQIISNKTDEIDDQEISTAQIQPGMILSADVISKEGMLLLPTDYVLDQHVIDKLRLFEHPAGSKLVIRVHSNRRK; translated from the coding sequence ATGAGCGATGGCATATGCTCTGACGCACCGTCGGTTCTTCTCTTTGTCGATGATGAGCCAAATATTCTTTCTGCACTACGTCGCTTGTTCAGACCCTACCCTTATAAAATACTATTGGCCAATAGCGGTCAAGAAGCCTTAGACTTACTTGAAAAGGAAGCAGTAGATCTGGCTATTTCCGATATGCGTATGCCAGTCATGGATGGTGCAGTATTTTTGGCACACGTAAGAGCGCGTTGGCCAGACACTATACGATTGTTACTAACTGGTTATGCTGACATGCAGTCCACCATAGATGCCATCAACAGAGGAGAAATCTTTCGTTATATAACAAAACCTTGGAACGATAATGATATTGTTCTAGTAGTTAAACAAGCGCTGGAGCGCAAGGCATTAGAAGCAGAGAAAAAAAGGCTAGAAGCACTAACTCTGCGCCAAAACGAAGAACTTAAATCCCTTAATGCCAGTCTGGAAATCAAGGTAGATGAGCGAACCATAGATCTTAGGAAGGCTCATGCGTCGCTTTTAAGCGTCAACGACAAATTGAAGACCAACTTTCTCACGTCTATCAAAGTTTTTTCTAATGTTATAGAAATGCGCGGTGGCAAACTTGTTGGACACTCGAGGCGGGTAGCCGATTTATCAAGAAAAATTGCAAAAAAACTCAACCTTGATTCTAAGGAGACTCAAGAAATTTTTGTCGCATCCCTATTAGCGGATATTGGCAAGATCGGTTTTTCAGATGAGTTATTGGCAACCCCTGTCAGTCAAATGAATGGTGAGCAGCTAGGACAATTTCATAAACATACCCTACGTGCAGAGCAATTATTGATGCCACTCCAAGACTTGCAAGGTAGTTCAAAGATTATACGTGCGCAGCATGAACGATTTGATGGCAGAGGCTTTCCTGACGGCCTGGAAGGAGAAAATATCCCAATAGGCGCACGTATTTTGTCGCTATCAAGCGATTATGACAATCTACAGAATGGCAGCTTGCTTCAAAAAAGAATGCACGCGGAAGATGCGCAGGCATTAATTATTCGCGGTGCCGGAAATCGTTATGATGAAAAAGTTGTTGCAGCTTTCAAGCAAATTATTAGCAACAAGACTGACGAGATTGACGATCAAGAAATATCAACAGCGCAAATACAGCCAGGAATGATACTTTCTGCTGATGTGATTTCCAAAGAAGGTATGCTGCTTCTGCCTACCGATTACGTACTGGACCAGCACGTCATCGACAAATTGCGATTGTTCGAGCACCCCGCAGGCTCCAAACTAGTCATACGTGTACACAGCAACAGGAGAAAATAA
- a CDS encoding EAL domain-containing protein, producing the protein MDTATVNQIDIANELQLAINTNQLQLHYQPKADLQTGLLVGMEALLRWNHAKWGAVSPSLFIPVAEKNELIIQLGDWVIRQACLDIISWSEANLVTPCVAINISPIQLQDPDFIGRMSSILQTMQVRPEQISIEITEGILIDHDSGMKQLLDNFKQQGYRLSLDDFGTGYSALSYLKHFPFDFVKIDQSFVRDLPDNSDDISISKAIIAMAHSMGLKVIAEGVETEAQCKFLSENMCDQIQGYFFSPPLSFTQMTALLNNCPALEKHLLRIARPDRTLLLVDDEPNILSSLKRLLRRDGYQILTAGSGSEGLEILKNIAVDVIISDQRMPSMTGVEFLRNAKELYPNTIRMVLSGYTELQYITDAINEGAIYKFLTKPWDDELIRAHIAEAFQYKEMADENQSLNLQIKTKNQELIAANRRLSEIVRQKQRQITINEMSLSIVREVLQYVPFPIIAVDDENMVVFLNNTAEEVLPESKIELGCQIEHLIPGVDSGIKEHTEGLWFPVYVYQKSFKAQWKNMGRRSQPSGKIVMLIDDRKCH; encoded by the coding sequence ATGGATACGGCAACAGTCAACCAGATTGATATCGCGAACGAACTGCAATTAGCTATCAACACGAATCAATTACAACTGCACTATCAGCCAAAGGCTGATTTGCAAACCGGCTTACTTGTAGGAATGGAAGCGTTACTTCGCTGGAATCATGCCAAATGGGGTGCAGTTTCTCCTTCCTTATTCATCCCTGTGGCGGAAAAGAATGAACTTATCATTCAACTGGGTGACTGGGTAATTAGACAAGCATGTCTGGACATTATTAGCTGGTCCGAAGCCAATCTCGTTACACCATGCGTAGCAATCAATATCTCCCCTATACAGTTGCAGGACCCTGACTTTATTGGTCGAATGTCCTCTATTTTACAAACCATGCAGGTAAGACCTGAACAAATTTCGATCGAGATTACAGAAGGAATACTGATTGATCACGACTCTGGCATGAAACAGCTACTAGATAATTTTAAACAGCAAGGTTATAGACTTTCACTCGATGACTTTGGCACAGGATATTCGGCACTCAGCTATCTGAAACATTTTCCATTTGACTTTGTAAAGATAGATCAATCCTTCGTTCGCGATTTGCCAGATAACTCTGACGACATTTCAATTTCCAAAGCCATTATCGCAATGGCGCATAGTATGGGATTAAAAGTAATAGCGGAAGGCGTTGAGACCGAGGCCCAATGTAAGTTTCTGAGTGAAAATATGTGCGACCAGATACAAGGCTACTTTTTTTCTCCACCTCTCTCCTTTACGCAGATGACAGCCTTACTGAACAATTGTCCCGCACTGGAGAAACATTTATTGCGCATTGCAAGGCCAGATCGCACCTTACTGCTTGTCGACGATGAGCCAAATATACTGAGCTCGTTGAAGCGACTTTTACGCCGTGATGGATATCAAATACTGACGGCGGGAAGCGGAAGCGAAGGACTAGAAATTCTGAAAAATATTGCTGTCGACGTTATTATCTCTGATCAGCGCATGCCCTCGATGACCGGTGTCGAGTTTTTGCGTAATGCGAAAGAACTCTATCCCAATACTATCCGCATGGTTTTATCTGGATATACCGAATTGCAATACATCACGGATGCCATTAATGAGGGTGCCATCTACAAATTTTTAACGAAGCCTTGGGATGACGAATTAATACGCGCCCATATTGCAGAAGCTTTTCAGTACAAAGAAATGGCTGATGAAAATCAGTCTCTTAATCTGCAAATAAAGACAAAGAATCAGGAACTGATTGCCGCCAATCGTCGGTTATCTGAGATTGTCAGGCAAAAACAAAGGCAGATCACAATAAATGAAATGAGCTTAAGCATTGTTCGTGAGGTGTTGCAATATGTGCCATTCCCAATTATTGCAGTAGATGATGAAAATATGGTGGTCTTCCTCAACAACACTGCCGAAGAGGTTCTACCTGAATCAAAAATTGAATTAGGCTGCCAAATTGAACACCTGATTCCAGGAGTGGACAGCGGAATCAAGGAGCACACAGAAGGCTTGTGGTTCCCTGTTTATGTATACCAAAAATCATTTAAGGCCCAATGGAAGAATATGGGGAGGAGAAGTCAACCAAGTGGGAAGATCGTCATGTTAATTGACGACAGAAAATGTCATTGA
- a CDS encoding ATP-binding protein: MINQFDEFSASPSAEASDKVPETVKGVSDVARLQYLIDNTPAIIYSSVPTGDFKMTFVSNNALNVLGYHPEEMLADPNFWFNHIHPADVPQIFSSIAKLFTEGERVYEYRFMSRAGQYVWMHDMLRLIRDEDGNPVEVIGSLTDITKRKEMEETLFKKGQEQQLLIKKLQEAHEQLLQSEKMASVGQLAAGIAHEINNPIGFINSNIGSLHNYVEKLLEVIGGYEDLIPQSLSESQAHCKMNEIRERADLDFLKDDIQDLVQESMDGLKRVKDIVQSLKDFSHVGETDWQEADIHHGIDSTLNIVKNEIKYKANVVKEYGQLPPVKCIISQVNQVIMNLLVNASHAIKEKGIIKVSTGCEKDLIWIKVLDTGSGISPENLNRIFEPFFTTKPIGSGTGLGLSLSYGIIKKHGGKIDVNSVPGKGTCFTVWLPLRQENNMAH; this comes from the coding sequence ATGATCAATCAATTTGATGAATTCAGCGCTTCGCCGTCAGCCGAGGCGAGCGACAAGGTTCCCGAGACAGTCAAAGGTGTTTCTGATGTTGCCAGATTGCAATATTTGATCGATAACACGCCTGCCATTATCTACAGTAGTGTCCCTACTGGAGATTTTAAAATGACTTTCGTCAGTAACAACGCACTCAATGTTCTCGGCTATCACCCTGAAGAAATGCTAGCCGATCCAAATTTCTGGTTCAATCACATTCATCCAGCAGATGTACCCCAAATCTTCTCAAGTATTGCAAAACTATTTACTGAAGGTGAGCGCGTTTACGAATACCGTTTCATGAGTCGTGCTGGACAATATGTTTGGATGCATGACATGCTCAGGTTAATTCGCGATGAGGATGGCAATCCGGTGGAAGTGATCGGATCTTTAACCGACATCACAAAACGCAAAGAGATGGAAGAAACCTTGTTCAAAAAAGGGCAAGAGCAACAATTACTCATCAAAAAATTGCAAGAAGCGCACGAGCAATTGTTGCAATCAGAAAAAATGGCCTCCGTTGGCCAGCTCGCGGCTGGAATAGCACACGAGATCAATAACCCTATAGGATTTATCAATTCGAATATTGGGAGCCTGCATAACTACGTAGAGAAATTGCTTGAAGTTATTGGTGGGTATGAAGACTTAATTCCCCAATCTTTAAGCGAGAGCCAGGCACACTGCAAGATGAACGAAATCAGAGAAAGGGCTGATCTTGATTTTTTAAAAGACGATATACAAGATCTTGTACAAGAATCGATGGATGGACTCAAGCGTGTCAAGGATATTGTTCAGTCATTAAAAGATTTCTCCCACGTTGGCGAAACAGATTGGCAGGAGGCAGACATTCATCATGGCATAGACAGTACCTTGAATATAGTCAAGAACGAAATCAAATATAAAGCGAATGTCGTCAAAGAGTATGGACAATTACCACCTGTAAAGTGCATCATTTCACAGGTCAATCAGGTCATTATGAATTTACTGGTTAACGCCTCTCATGCGATTAAAGAGAAAGGGATTATCAAGGTCAGTACAGGTTGCGAAAAAGACCTGATATGGATCAAAGTACTCGATACTGGAAGCGGTATATCACCCGAAAATCTTAATCGCATATTTGAACCATTTTTTACTACCAAGCCAATAGGAAGTGGTACAGGCTTGGGCCTTTCACTCTCATACGGAATCATAAAAAAACATGGGGGTAAGATTGATGTCAATAGTGTTCCAGGAAAAGGCACATGCTTCACGGTGTGGCTCCCTTTGCGTCAGGAAAATAATATGGCGCATTAA
- the urtA gene encoding urea ABC transporter substrate-binding protein: MSRRTVLKATAVAAMTLAASGWLTQAQAADTIKVGILHSLSGTMAISETSLKDVALMTIDEINAKGGVMGKKLEAVIVDPASNWPLFAEKARQLISQDKVSVVFGCWTSVSRKSVLPVFKELNSLLFYPVQYEGEELEKNVFYTGAAPNQQAIPATEYLMSKEGGGAKRFVLLGTDYVYPRTTNKILRAFLHSKGVKDTDIDEVYTPFGHSDYQTIVANIKKFAAGGKTAVISTINGDSNVPFYKELGNAGLKATDVPVVAFSVGEEELRGVDTKPLVGHLAAWNYFQSVKNPVNTEFIKKWKDYAVAKKLPNAATVVTNDPMEATYVGMYMWKQAVEKAKSTDTDKVIAAMGGQTFKAPSGFELTMDKTNHHLHKPVMIGEIKADGQFSVVYKTKTPIRAQPWSPYIPGNEGKQKL; the protein is encoded by the coding sequence ATGTCACGTCGTACTGTTTTGAAAGCAACTGCTGTCGCCGCAATGACCCTGGCCGCTTCTGGCTGGCTTACACAGGCGCAAGCCGCCGATACTATCAAGGTCGGCATTCTGCATTCCCTGTCTGGCACTATGGCAATCTCGGAGACATCTCTCAAAGATGTGGCCCTGATGACGATAGATGAAATCAATGCCAAGGGCGGTGTCATGGGTAAAAAGCTGGAAGCGGTGATCGTTGATCCAGCCTCCAACTGGCCGCTGTTTGCTGAGAAGGCCCGCCAACTGATATCGCAAGACAAAGTATCCGTCGTGTTTGGTTGCTGGACTTCGGTATCACGTAAATCCGTCCTGCCCGTTTTCAAGGAACTCAATAGCCTGCTGTTTTACCCGGTGCAGTATGAAGGTGAAGAGCTTGAGAAAAACGTTTTTTACACAGGTGCCGCACCTAACCAGCAAGCTATTCCTGCGACTGAATACCTGATGTCGAAAGAGGGAGGCGGTGCCAAGCGTTTTGTCTTGCTGGGTACTGACTATGTGTATCCACGCACCACCAACAAAATCCTGCGCGCCTTCTTGCATAGTAAGGGAGTCAAGGATACTGACATCGATGAAGTGTATACCCCATTCGGCCACTCTGATTACCAGACCATCGTTGCCAATATCAAGAAATTTGCTGCGGGTGGTAAGACAGCAGTTATCTCCACCATCAATGGTGACTCCAATGTCCCATTCTATAAAGAACTCGGTAACGCTGGCCTGAAGGCTACGGATGTACCTGTCGTCGCATTCTCTGTCGGTGAAGAAGAATTGCGCGGTGTAGATACCAAGCCATTGGTGGGGCATCTGGCCGCCTGGAATTACTTCCAGTCTGTAAAAAATCCGGTGAATACCGAATTCATCAAAAAATGGAAAGACTATGCAGTCGCCAAAAAACTGCCTAATGCAGCAACAGTGGTGACCAATGATCCTATGGAAGCGACTTATGTAGGCATGTATATGTGGAAGCAGGCTGTTGAAAAAGCCAAATCTACAGATACCGACAAAGTCATTGCTGCCATGGGCGGGCAGACTTTCAAGGCACCTTCCGGTTTTGAATTGACGATGGATAAAACCAATCATCACCTGCACAAGCCAGTCATGATAGGTGAGATCAAGGCTGATGGTCAGTTCAGCGTCGTCTATAAAACCAAGACACCTATCCGTGCGCAACCATGGAGCCCTTACATTCCGGGTAATGAAGGTAAACAAAAACTGTAA
- the urtB gene encoding urea ABC transporter permease subunit UrtB: MIFRKICASIVLFVFSLTAHAAIDGRLLQALAGDDPDARITAVNSIAAMGNEEAVEVLTALKNEQLFARGVAVYLVDGEQAKDLSTGKMQKLPDDAEAITINNRLRAALDSALSGLRLFSADKNTRLVAATALEKEATPEQLPLLNKAYLKENDSEIKSRLQMLIATANLQASDPVVRKAAIKALLDSPNPNLKPVLQKMLAQNPDGSYNEADASIRLEAANTLNAIDGRLARMEFVGNLFYGVSLGSVLLLAALGLAITFGLMGIINMAHGELLMIGAYTTYVCQMLFRKFMPGAVDAYLLLALPAAFLVSAAVGILLERTVIRWLYGRPLETLLCTWGISLILMQAVRSIFGAQNVEVANPSWMSGGITVLGSLVLSYNRIIIIFFALFVVLVVWLILNRTRLGLFVRAVTQNRRMADCVGVATGKIDMLTFGLGSGIAGLGGVALSQLGNVGPDLGQNYIVDSFMVVVLGGVGQLAGTVIAAFGLGEVNKFLEPVAGAVMAKIVILVFIIIFIQRRPQGLFALKGRSVE, encoded by the coding sequence ATGATATTTCGTAAAATCTGCGCGAGCATAGTCTTGTTCGTGTTCAGTCTGACAGCGCATGCGGCTATCGATGGCAGGCTCTTGCAGGCGCTGGCAGGTGATGATCCTGACGCGCGTATTACTGCTGTCAATTCCATCGCGGCCATGGGCAATGAAGAGGCTGTGGAAGTATTGACTGCGCTCAAAAATGAGCAATTGTTTGCCAGGGGCGTAGCTGTTTACCTGGTCGATGGTGAACAGGCAAAAGACCTTAGCACAGGGAAAATGCAAAAGCTGCCGGATGATGCCGAGGCAATCACCATCAATAACCGACTGCGTGCTGCGCTCGACAGCGCGCTGTCAGGCCTGAGATTATTTTCAGCAGACAAAAATACCCGCCTTGTCGCTGCAACTGCGCTGGAAAAAGAAGCAACGCCAGAACAATTGCCCTTGCTGAACAAAGCCTATCTGAAAGAAAACGATAGCGAAATCAAATCCCGTCTGCAAATGCTGATTGCCACCGCTAATTTGCAGGCCAGTGATCCGGTAGTGCGCAAGGCTGCCATCAAGGCATTGCTGGATAGCCCCAATCCCAATTTAAAACCTGTGCTGCAAAAAATGCTGGCACAAAATCCCGATGGTAGTTACAACGAAGCCGACGCCAGCATACGCCTCGAGGCTGCCAATACCCTGAATGCTATCGATGGCCGCCTGGCGCGCATGGAATTTGTCGGCAATCTGTTTTATGGCGTCTCGCTGGGTAGTGTGCTATTGCTGGCTGCTCTGGGTCTGGCAATCACCTTTGGCCTGATGGGCATCATCAATATGGCGCATGGCGAATTGCTGATGATAGGCGCTTACACTACCTATGTCTGCCAGATGTTGTTCCGCAAATTCATGCCTGGCGCTGTAGATGCTTATTTGTTGCTGGCTCTGCCCGCGGCTTTCCTGGTTTCTGCCGCCGTTGGTATTTTGCTGGAAAGAACGGTCATACGCTGGTTATATGGCCGCCCGTTGGAAACTTTGTTATGCACCTGGGGTATCAGCCTGATACTGATGCAGGCGGTGCGTTCGATTTTTGGCGCGCAAAATGTCGAAGTTGCCAATCCTTCGTGGATGTCGGGCGGTATCACGGTGCTGGGTTCATTGGTGCTGTCCTATAACCGCATCATCATTATTTTCTTTGCGCTGTTTGTCGTGCTGGTAGTCTGGCTGATCCTGAACAGGACACGCCTGGGTCTGTTCGTGCGTGCCGTGACACAGAATCGCCGCATGGCTGATTGCGTAGGTGTCGCAACCGGCAAGATAGACATGCTGACTTTTGGTCTTGGTTCGGGCATTGCAGGTCTGGGTGGTGTGGCCTTGTCGCAGTTAGGTAATGTTGGCCCTGACCTGGGACAAAACTATATCGTCGATTCCTTCATGGTCGTGGTGTTGGGCGGGGTAGGGCAGTTGGCTGGCACTGTGATTGCGGCTTTTGGCCTGGGCGAAGTGAATAAATTCCTGGAGCCGGTGGCTGGTGCTGTCATGGCCAAGATCGTCATCCTGGTATTTATCATCATTTTCATACAACGCAGACCGCAAGGCTTGTTTGCGCTCAAAGGCAGGAGTGTGGAATGA
- the urtC gene encoding urea ABC transporter permease subunit UrtC, producing MTTTTAFATAKGLFSKPAWTGILVCAVIAVLLPILNLSFPAGHALHISSYTIALVGKFMCYALAALALDLVWGYTGILSLGHGVFFALGAYAHGMYLMRAIGRDGVYQSNLPDFMVFLDWKTYPWYWAMTDSFWYCMALVILVPGVLAFIFGFFAFRSRIKGVYFSIITQAMTFAFMLLFFRNNTGFGGNNGFTDFKRILGFTITAPGTKAALYLITLVILLSALFLCRWIVTSKLGRVLQAVRDSESRLMFIGYNPLWFKLFVWTLSAIICGIAGALYVPQVGIINPSEMSPANSIEMVIWAAVGGRGTLLGPIIGAFTVNGLKSWFTAAFPDLWLYALGLLFILVTLFMQQGVLGLVSKFKKQREPA from the coding sequence ATGACTACAACTACAGCGTTTGCAACTGCAAAGGGGCTGTTTTCCAAGCCTGCATGGACAGGCATATTGGTGTGTGCTGTGATCGCAGTATTGCTGCCTATCCTTAACCTGAGTTTCCCCGCTGGCCATGCCCTGCATATTTCCAGCTACACGATAGCCCTGGTTGGCAAGTTCATGTGCTATGCCCTGGCTGCGCTGGCACTTGATCTGGTATGGGGTTATACCGGGATTTTGTCTCTGGGGCATGGCGTATTTTTTGCGCTGGGCGCCTATGCACATGGCATGTATCTGATGCGTGCGATTGGCCGTGATGGTGTCTATCAAAGCAATCTGCCAGACTTCATGGTTTTCCTGGATTGGAAAACCTATCCCTGGTACTGGGCCATGACCGACAGCTTTTGGTATTGCATGGCGCTGGTGATACTGGTGCCTGGTGTGCTGGCCTTTATTTTTGGTTTTTTTGCTTTTCGCTCACGCATCAAGGGTGTGTATTTCTCCATCATCACCCAGGCGATGACATTTGCCTTCATGCTGCTGTTCTTCCGTAATAACACCGGCTTTGGCGGTAATAATGGCTTTACTGACTTCAAGCGTATTCTGGGTTTTACCATCACTGCTCCTGGTACCAAGGCCGCGCTGTACCTTATCACCTTGGTGATTTTGCTGTCGGCTTTGTTCCTGTGCCGCTGGATAGTCACTTCCAAGTTGGGGCGCGTGCTGCAAGCTGTGCGTGATTCAGAATCGCGACTGATGTTCATCGGCTACAACCCCTTGTGGTTCAAGCTGTTTGTCTGGACCTTGTCCGCCATAATTTGCGGTATTGCCGGTGCCCTGTATGTGCCACAGGTGGGCATCATCAACCCCTCTGAAATGTCGCCAGCCAATTCCATAGAAATGGTGATCTGGGCCGCAGTTGGCGGGCGCGGTACTTTGCTCGGGCCTATTATTGGTGCCTTTACCGTGAATGGCCTGAAGAGCTGGTTCACTGCCGCTTTCCCGGATTTGTGGCTGTATGCCCTGGGTTTGCTGTTCATACTGGTGACCTTGTTCATGCAACAGGGTGTCCTGGGTCTGGTGAGTAAATTCAAAAAACAGCGGGAGCCAGCATGA
- the urtD gene encoding urea ABC transporter ATP-binding protein UrtD, which translates to MSGVLRPGQQYESATGDQGVSYGRIKQEGVDTTHGAILYLEDIVVSFDGFKAINNLNLDISVGELRCIIGPNGAGKTTMMDVITGKTRPTSGTAFFGQTMDLTRMSEVDIAYAGIGRKFQRPTVFEQHSVFENLELAMKMDKRVKTTLFARLNSEQKDKIAAILQLIRLNGQEQRQAGLLSHGQKQWLEIGMLLIQEPQLILLDEPVAGMSDAETARTAELLNELRGKHSIMVVEHDMGFVTEIAQQGKVTVLHEGSVLAEGTMAQVQADERVIEVYLGR; encoded by the coding sequence ATGAGTGGCGTCTTGCGACCAGGGCAGCAATACGAGAGTGCTACTGGTGACCAGGGTGTGTCTTATGGCCGTATCAAACAGGAAGGAGTGGATACCACCCACGGCGCTATCCTTTATCTGGAAGACATCGTCGTTTCCTTTGACGGTTTCAAGGCCATTAATAATCTGAACCTGGATATATCGGTGGGGGAACTACGTTGCATTATCGGCCCCAATGGCGCGGGTAAAACTACGATGATGGATGTGATCACCGGTAAAACCCGACCCACATCCGGCACCGCATTCTTCGGGCAGACCATGGACCTGACGCGCATGAGCGAAGTCGATATCGCCTATGCTGGCATAGGCCGCAAGTTCCAACGCCCGACAGTGTTTGAGCAGCACAGCGTATTTGAGAATCTTGAACTGGCCATGAAAATGGACAAGCGCGTCAAGACCACCCTGTTTGCCCGCTTGAACAGTGAACAAAAAGACAAGATAGCCGCCATCCTGCAATTGATACGCCTGAATGGGCAAGAACAAAGGCAGGCTGGCTTGTTATCGCATGGCCAAAAGCAGTGGCTGGAGATAGGCATGCTGCTGATACAGGAACCGCAATTGATTTTGCTCGATGAGCCAGTGGCTGGCATGTCAGATGCAGAGACTGCACGCACTGCTGAATTACTCAATGAACTGCGTGGCAAACATTCCATCATGGTGGTCGAACACGATATGGGTTTCGTCACTGAAATTGCGCAGCAGGGCAAAGTCACGGTATTGCATGAGGGATCTGTACTTGCCGAAGGCACAATGGCGCAGGTGCAAGCCGATGAACGCGTGATTGAAGTCTATCTGGGACGTTAA
- the urtE gene encoding urea ABC transporter ATP-binding subunit UrtE, translated as MLEVKQLHQHYGSSHTLRGISLSLKKGECMALLGRNGVGKTSLLKCLMGVLPVTEGTVSFEGRDINKLSPHDRARAGIAYVPQGREIFARLTVEENLLMGMASLPARKAGKIKDEVYQLFPVLKEMLHRRGGDLSGGQQQQLAIARALLAEPKLIILDEPTEGIQPSIIKDIGRVIRLLRERGDIGILLCEQYFDFARELADHFVVLSRGEVVAYGGQELMDGDDVKRHLAV; from the coding sequence ATGCTTGAAGTCAAACAACTACATCAGCATTATGGATCCAGCCACACCTTGCGTGGTATTTCACTGTCACTCAAAAAAGGCGAGTGTATGGCTTTGCTGGGCCGTAATGGCGTCGGCAAGACCAGCTTGCTGAAATGCCTGATGGGTGTTTTGCCAGTTACCGAAGGTACGGTCAGCTTTGAGGGCCGCGACATCAACAAACTCTCGCCGCATGACAGAGCCAGGGCAGGGATCGCTTATGTGCCACAAGGGCGTGAGATTTTTGCCCGTCTTACCGTAGAAGAAAACCTGCTCATGGGCATGGCCAGCCTGCCTGCACGCAAGGCTGGCAAAATCAAGGATGAGGTATATCAGCTTTTTCCGGTATTGAAAGAAATGCTGCACAGGCGTGGCGGTGATTTATCTGGCGGCCAGCAGCAACAGCTCGCCATTGCCCGCGCCTTGCTGGCAGAACCCAAGCTCATCATCCTCGATGAACCTACTGAAGGCATACAACCGTCCATTATCAAGGATATAGGCCGCGTCATCCGCCTGCTGCGTGAGCGAGGCGACATAGGCATCTTGCTATGCGAGCAGTATTTCGATTTCGCCCGTGAACTGGCAGATCATTTTGTCGTGCTGTCGCGCGGTGAAGTGGTGGCCTATGGCGGCCAAGAATTGATGGATGGGGATGACGTCAAGCGGCATCTGGCGGTATAG
- a CDS encoding urease accessory protein UreD, translating into MDVCSPALPPSATKSHWQASLQLGFSKDGDVTRLTERKHNGPLRVQKPLYPEGDEVCHAIIIHPPGGVVGGDQLKIDVKLAADTHALVTTPGAAKWYRSNGYVSAQHINLKLDAGARLEWLPQETIFFDDACVDLHQTIHLAADARLIAADIFCFGRTASSETYNSGRIKQHCSIYREDKMIWHEQGSLQGGSPAMQSPLGLNGKSVSAMVLASGAMLSGDQLQALREQTSAFLSDREADALRGVTQMKSVIVARYLGNSSEVARLWMQLVWQHLRPVVIGRDAKIPRIWNT; encoded by the coding sequence ATGGATGTCTGCAGTCCGGCATTACCCCCAAGCGCTACAAAATCACACTGGCAAGCCAGCCTGCAACTGGGCTTTAGCAAGGATGGCGATGTCACGCGCCTGACGGAACGTAAGCACAATGGCCCCCTGCGTGTACAAAAGCCTTTGTATCCTGAAGGGGATGAGGTTTGCCATGCCATCATCATTCATCCCCCAGGTGGAGTAGTCGGTGGCGACCAGTTAAAGATAGATGTGAAGCTGGCGGCTGACACGCATGCACTGGTGACGACACCAGGTGCGGCGAAATGGTATCGCAGTAATGGATATGTATCAGCACAACATATCAATCTCAAACTCGATGCAGGTGCCAGGCTGGAATGGCTGCCGCAAGAAACCATTTTTTTTGACGATGCTTGTGTCGATTTGCACCAGACCATACACCTTGCCGCAGATGCTAGATTGATTGCGGCTGATATTTTTTGCTTTGGCCGCACTGCCTCTAGCGAAACCTATAACAGTGGCCGGATCAAACAGCATTGCAGCATCTATCGTGAAGATAAGATGATCTGGCATGAACAGGGCAGTTTGCAAGGTGGCAGCCCTGCCATGCAAAGTCCGCTGGGTTTGAATGGCAAATCAGTGTCGGCGATGGTGCTGGCTTCAGGTGCCATGCTGTCTGGCGATCAATTGCAGGCATTGCGTGAACAAACATCGGCCTTTTTGTCTGACCGTGAAGCGGACGCCTTGCGTGGCGTCACGCAAATGAAGTCTGTCATTGTCGCGCGCTACCTGGGCAACTCCAGTGAAGTTGCCCGGCTTTGGATGCAGTTGGTGTGGCAGCATTTACGCCCTGTCGTGATTGGGCGTGATGCCAAAATTCCGCGCATCTGGAACACCTGA